The following DNA comes from uncultured Acidilobus sp. JCHS.
CCGTCACCCGGAGGAGGGCCGTGGTGGTTCAGTCAGTGCCAGGCCTCCACCTGGCTCTCCTGACCCGGGGCTCGCCTCATGACACCTTCCTGCTGAGCCCTGATGGCCTAAGGGTGGAGGAGGTGAGGGTCCTGCCCAAGCCCAGGGCGCTGGCAGTAGGCCCCAGCGGCCTCGAGGAGGTCGAGGTCAGGGACCCTGGAGCCCAGTCAATAAGCGACGAGGTAGCGGTCGAGGTGGCCAGGCTCTCGCTCAGGGCTGAGGGAGCTATAGGGTCGCCGGTGGAGGTGGAGTGGGCCCTCGTCAATAACGGGGTAAGGCTCCTCGCCGCCAGGCCCCTGCCCGAGGAGCTGGTCAGAACCTGAAGTCGACAGCCTCGTTCTCAGGGGGCATGTACTCGCCCTTGCTCTCCAGGACCTCCAGGACCTCTGCTACCTCGCTCGGCGGCCCGTTGACGAAGAGCACGCCAACGTTATTGTCCTCCATTACGTTCCCCAGGTATAAGTAGGCGGTTGTCGTCATCTGCCCCCTCCTGGAGTAGTAGACGAGAACCGGGTACTTGCCCGCTCCCTCTGCCCACTCAAGGCAGTGTCCAACGTCCTTGGAGGCCTCGACGGCCTTGAGCACATGCCTGGGGGGCAGCACTATTATCAGCGCTGAGGCCCTGCTCAGCCTGACCTCAACCTTGGGCAGCTCGGACCCAAGCCTGAGCTCCCTCGGGGACCACCTGGACAGGCTCCTGAGGACCTCCTCCAGCTCCCTCCTGCTATCGTTGACGTCGATGGGCTTGACGATGTCCCTGGCTAGCTTCAGCAACTCTTCATGGACCCGCTCAGCGCCCTCCACCTCAAAGCCTACGTAGGCCAAGCCGGCGCCGGCGCTCAGAAAAGCTTAGAACTTCAAAAGGCTTAGCTGGAGCAGGCCATGTCTATAGCTGAGGGCGACTGGGTGCTCCTGCTGGTTGAGGGCAGGGAGAGGAGGAAGACCTACGTCTTCAGGGCCAGGGAGAAGGCCTCATACTCGACGTTCGCCGGGGCCGTCAGGGGCTCCCAGCTCGTGGGCGCGGCCTGGGGCTCAAGGCTTGAGCTTGAGAGGGGTATTGCCTATTTGCTGAGGCCGACTCTCTATGACATGATGATGCACGTCTACCCCAGGAGGAGCCAGGTGGTCTACCCGAAGGACGCCGGCTACATGACCTCCTTGGCGGGCCTCACGCCCGGCATGAGGGTCCTTGAGGCAGGCGCGGGGAGCGGCTTCCTCACGATATGGATTGCCGCCCACGTGTGCCCAGGAGGCTTCGTCTTCACCTACGAGGTGAGGGACGACATGATAGAGGTGGCCTCCGCGAACGTTAAGGCGGCCGGCCTTGAGGGGTGCGTTAAGATAAAGAAGGGGGACGTGAGGGCCGGCGTTGAGGAGAGCGACCTGGACGCCGCCTTCCTTGACATGCCTGACCCCTGGGAGGCCCTGCCCTCAGTTAGGAAGGCCTTGAAGCCCTCGGCGCCCCTCGTGGTCTTCGTGCCGACCGTGAACCAGGTCATAAAGCTGCTCGACGCCGTGTCCCGCCTCGGCGGCTTCGTAGTGCAGGAGGTCAGCGAGGTCATAAAGAGGGAGTGGGAGGCAAGGGCTGACGCCCTTAGGCCAAGCGTGAGGATGATAGGGCACACGGGCATAATAGCGCTCCTCAGGTCCCTAGCCTCATAGACGTGCTGCCTTCACATGGCGGTCTAGCTTCAAAATTGATCTGCAATATGCTCGTTGAAGCCGTTTCCGCTCTAAGGCAAGGCGAAGATGAGCCCTGCCTGGTCTTATGATTGGGAGAGGCATTAGAGGACCTGTTAAGGCAGAGGTGAAAACGAAAGAGAAGAGAAAGGGGGCTTAAGTTCGTCCAAAAGCCTCTCTGAAGGGCCTCCTTAGAGGCTCTTTACACTTGAAGCCCGAAGCGATACCTGCCCTGGTCATTAAGTAACTTACGTCCCCTGCATGGCCCTCTTGAACTCATCCCTTACCTGCTCTATGAGCTTCCTCGTCTCCTCGAAGGCAGCCGGGTCGTCAAGCGTTGATATATCCCCCAGCGGCTCCTGCCTGAGGACGGCCCTGAGGAGCCTCCTCATGATCTTGCCGCTCTTTGTCTTGGGCAGCTTCCTCACGAAGACTACCCTGTCCACGATGAAGCCGGCGTTCCTGGCGTACGCCTTTATGTCGTTGGCCAGCTGGTCAGAGGGCTGGTAGCCCGGCCTCAGAACGACGAAGGCAAGCAGGGCCTCGCCCTTCCCGCCTGGCAGGGGCATGCCAGCGGCCGCCACCTCGGCCACGGCCGGGTGGGTGCCTATGGTACTCTCGACCTCCATGGTCCCTACCCTCTGGCCCCCGGCGGCCAGGACGTCGTCGGCCCTGCCGAGGACGTAGAGGTAGCCGTCCTCGTCCATGTAGCCGTAGTCCCCCGTGTAGAAGTAGCCTGGGAACCTGCTCCAGTAGGTCTTAACGTACCTCTCAAGGTTGGGGTCGTTCCACATCTTCCCCAGAGCCGGGCTGAGCGGCTTGAGCGCTATGTAGCCCTTCTGGCCTGGGGGCAGAGGCCTGCCCTCGTCGTCAAGTATGAAGACCTGGGTCGGGGAGAAGGCTATCCCGGCCGAGCCGGGCCTGAAGGGTATCTCGCCTATGCCGTAAGGGGTCCCTGCTATAGGGCTTAGGTGCTCCGTCATCCAGTAGGCGTCAGCTATGGTGACGTCGGGCAGGTTCTCCCTGAACCACTGCCAGGCGCCCACGTTAAGCGGCTCGCCCGTGTTAAGTATGACCCTGAGGCTTGACGTGTCCGCTCCTCTGACGGACTCTGAGCCGAGGCTCTTGAGGGTGTAGAGGGTCGTCGTCGATGACCACACGTGGGTCACGCCGAACCTCTCGATGACCCTCGCGAACAGGTCAGGCTTGGCGCCCACGTAGCCCTCAAAGAGCACGGCCGTGACGCCTGAGACGGGGGCCGTGTAGAGGTTAGCCATGGGCCAGACAGGCCAGCCGAGCTCAGATATAGTCCACCAGACTTCGTTAGGTCCCAGGTTGAAGAGGGCCTTGAAGGTCCAGTTGAGCGCCACCACGTAGCCTCCCTGGGTCTGGGTTATCCCCTTAGGCCTCCCGGTGGTGCCGCTGGTGTAGTATATGGTGCCCACCTCGTTGGCCTCAACGGGCTCAGGGGGGACGTAGACCTTGCCCTTGGGCGCTATGTCCTCATAGACCAGGTCCCTGCCGCCCTTGAGGTTGAAGTCTGAGAAGCCCCTGCTCACCACGAGCACCTTCTCAACAGGCGTCTGGTACCGCTCCAGGACCCTGTCAATCATGTCCTTTATCCTGACCTCCTGGCCGGCCCTGAAGCCCTTGGACGCCACCACCATGACCTTGGAGCCGGCGTCCTGGAGCCTGAAGGCCAGGACGTCATCGCTGAGGCCCGTGTAGTGGATGGCCAGCACCGCGCCGAGCCTGTGGACGGCCAGGCCGAAGTAGACGGCCTCGGGTATGCTGGGCATCATCATTGAGACAACGTCGCCGTGCTTAACGCCGAGCTCCCTGAGGACGTAGGCGGCCCTGTTGACCTCGAGGTACAGGTCCCTGAAGGTGATGGCCTTCACTTCAAGGGACTCATTGGTCCAGTAGAAGGCCACCTTGTTGGGGAACTCCTCGAGGTGTCTGTCGGCGGCGTTGTAGGCGACGTTCGTCAGGCCGCCGACGAACCACCTCTCGTAAGGCGGGTTCCCCTCAAGCGCCTTCTCAGGGTACCTGAACCACGATATCAGGTTGGCCTGCTGGGCCCAGAAGCCCGCGGGGTCCTTGGAGGCCC
Coding sequences within:
- a CDS encoding tRNA(1-methyladenosine) methyltransferase; this translates as MSIAEGDWVLLLVEGRERRKTYVFRAREKASYSTFAGAVRGSQLVGAAWGSRLELERGIAYLLRPTLYDMMMHVYPRRSQVVYPKDAGYMTSLAGLTPGMRVLEAGAGSGFLTIWIAAHVCPGGFVFTYEVRDDMIEVASANVKAAGLEGCVKIKKGDVRAGVEESDLDAAFLDMPDPWEALPSVRKALKPSAPLVVFVPTVNQVIKLLDAVSRLGGFVVQEVSEVIKREWEARADALRPSVRMIGHTGIIALLRSLAS
- a CDS encoding Acyl-coenzyme A synthetase/AMP-(fatty) acid ligase, with product MEEFYSFKRIKALAERASKDPAGFWAQQANLISWFRYPEKALEGNPPYERWFVGGLTNVAYNAADRHLEEFPNKVAFYWTNESLEVKAITFRDLYLEVNRAAYVLRELGVKHGDVVSMMMPSIPEAVYFGLAVHRLGAVLAIHYTGLSDDVLAFRLQDAGSKVMVVASKGFRAGQEVRIKDMIDRVLERYQTPVEKVLVVSRGFSDFNLKGGRDLVYEDIAPKGKVYVPPEPVEANEVGTIYYTSGTTGRPKGITQTQGGYVVALNWTFKALFNLGPNEVWWTISELGWPVWPMANLYTAPVSGVTAVLFEGYVGAKPDLFARVIERFGVTHVWSSTTTLYTLKSLGSESVRGADTSSLRVILNTGEPLNVGAWQWFRENLPDVTIADAYWMTEHLSPIAGTPYGIGEIPFRPGSAGIAFSPTQVFILDDEGRPLPPGQKGYIALKPLSPALGKMWNDPNLERYVKTYWSRFPGYFYTGDYGYMDEDGYLYVLGRADDVLAAGGQRVGTMEVESTIGTHPAVAEVAAAGMPLPGGKGEALLAFVVLRPGYQPSDQLANDIKAYARNAGFIVDRVVFVRKLPKTKSGKIMRRLLRAVLRQEPLGDISTLDDPAAFEETRKLIEQVRDEFKRAMQGT
- a CDS encoding Phosphoenolpyruvate synthase/pyruvate phosphate dikinase, which codes for MSCVPLEDAERGGDELRWLSRLREAGLHPVDYRALSWPPRCGTDDLGLGCALVRPSLGAGNLLSLMASFLFTRCLRGRLEGWAAEVESWAAAHGARPLSAVVQEVLRATASGLAYTLDPVTRRRAVVVQSVPGLHLALLTRGSPHDTFLLSPDGLRVEEVRVLPKPRALAVGPSGLEEVEVRDPGAQSISDEVAVEVARLSLRAEGAIGSPVEVEWALVNNGVRLLAARPLPEELVRT